The DNA segment GCATAGTGTCCAAACCGTGTTAGGCCTTGGTTAGAGAATAGTAGGCTGGGTAGGGCGAGGTGTACAGAGACAACTGTGGAAAGCTCTTCGGCAATCCGGCTTGCGTCCTCTTGACCAGCGCAGGCAGTTTTGCGAATGTCGCTTGCAGTCAAGGCAGGTTTAAGGTAGCATCGAAAACAGCTGGATATTAAAAGCGCAGCGTTTTCCGACCGTAAAGGGGGCGATGCCGGAAGACGACTGGGATTTGGAGAAACCATGGCTACAGAACCGAAGTACAATCTGCCCCGCGTGATGACGGTGAAGGAGCTTTCGGCTTATCTTCGCGTCCACCCGTCGACCATCTACAAGCTTCTGCGACGCGGCGAACTGCCGGGCTTTCGTATCGGCACCGACTGGCGTTTCAACGCCGAGGTCATCGATCGCTGGTGCCTTGAGCGCAACATGCGCCCCAGCGAAGCCGAAACCGTCCGCGGCAACTAGCGCACGATTTTCCGCACGTGGGCCGGCACCGACGACCGCGCTGGCCCGCGATGCGCGTCTCGCTGCAAAGAGACGCGTTCCGCCCGCGTGTCGCTGGCGGAAACCGCTGCAATCAGTCAGTCAGCGCGCTGCTTTCGGTAGCTGAGGCAGCTCGACGATTCGGGCGCCCGAGGGTCGCACCTCGAGCGCACGTCCGCAAAGCTTGTCGTCGCGTACCAGCCGGACGACGCCGTCCGCGATCTGTTCGGGCTGCAGAATCCGCTTAGGCATATTGATCTGATAGCCGCCGGATTGCTGCGCCTCGACCGCCTTGCGCACCAGCGGCGTATCGACGACTCCCGGACAGATGCAGTTGACGCGGATCCCGCGCCGCTGCGCCCACGACGCCAGCGAGTAAGTCAGGTTAACCACTCCCGCCTTGGCTGCGGCATAAACCGGATCCTCGACATACGGATATAGCCCGGCCATCGAGGCCGTATTGATGATCGCGCCTCCGCGCCCGCGTTCCATCAGCGGCGCCGCCAGGTAGCATCCCAGGATCACCGCCTGCAAGTCGATATCGAGCACCCGCCGCCAGCGCTCGAGGGTGCATTGCGGGAAGCCCGGCGATCCGACCGCGATACCGGCGTTATTGTGCAAGATGTCGAGCGCGCCGAAGGTGGCGACCGCCCGCTCGAGCATCCGCTGCGCCTGCTCAGCGTCGGTCACGTCGGCAAGCACCGACGCCGCACGCCCGCCACCGCCTTCGATCATCGCGACAGTTTCGTGCGCGCTGCGTTCGTCGAGGTCGGCGACCATCACTGCCGCGCCCTCGGCGGCCAGCCGTACGGCGGTGGCGCGCCCGATCCCCGAGCCGCCGCCAGTGACAACCGCAACTTTCCCCTTGATTTCCATCAGCTTTGCTCCAAGTCGTGCGAGCAGTCGTTGGCTAGCCGACTCTGCCCAGGACGACGCCGAAAATCAGCCCCGCGAGCACGTACGCGGTCAGCAGAACATAAGTGTAGTCGCGCTCCTTGAGGAAGAGCAGGAAGCAGAACCCCACGCGCGCGAGCGGCACCAGCGTCAGCACCATCAGGCCGATTGTCATGATCCCGTGCGGGTTGCCGTGGAACGCGCTTATCGCAAGGTCCGACCACGCTTCGCGCTGTTCATAGGGGCCGCCGTTTTGCAGGCGGCGGAAGTGGGCGACGTAATAGCCCGGGCTTTGCCAGGCCATGCTGAACAGGCCGCCGACGAGGACCACGATAGCGGCGACCAGGATGGTGCGCAGGATAATGGGAGTCCAGACGCGGAGGATGCGTTCCTCGTCGGCTCCCGTGTCGATCGGTCTCCTCAGCTCAGAAGCCACTTAACGCCCGCCATCCCATCTCGACCGCTATAAGCACCAGGATCGCGACAAACATCGTCCGCAGCGCCTGCACGTTGACGTAGGGCAGGACGCGGCTGCCGGTGAGCGCGCCAGCGGTGACCCCGAGCGCGACCGGCGCCGCGATAACGGTGGCGATATCGCCGCGGGCGAGGAAGACCAAGGCGCCCGCGCCGGCGGTGACGCCGATCATAAAGTTGCTGGTCGCACTCGAAACCTTGAGCGGCAGATGCATGACGTAATCCATCGCCATCACCTTGAGCGCGCCCGAGCCGATCCCGAGCAGCCCTGACATCAGCCCCGCCACCACCATCAGCATCGCGCCGCCCGGGACATTGACCACGCCGTAATGGATCTCCTCGCGCTCACCGTCGGCCGGCATCGCGCCGCCCAGTTGCAGGCGGGCGGCCAGCGGATCGCTGCGCTCAACGATCGAGTCGCCGACTTTTTTGACCGTGAAGTAGGCCGATTGCAGCATCATCAGCGCGAACAGCAGCTCGAGCGCCCACCCTGGGATGATCCCGGCCAGGTAGGCGCCCGTGACCGCGCCGGTGACCGTCGCGCACTCCAGCACCATCGCCACCCGCAGGTTGGTCCAGCCGTCGCGCACGAAGGCGACGCTGGCGCCGGCGCTGGTTGCGACCACCGATATCATGCTGGCGCCGACCGCCACCTGCATCGGGACATGCGCGAAAATCAGCAGCGCGGGAACGATAAAGACGCCGCCGCCGAGGCCGGAGAGCGCTCCCACGAAGCCCGCGCCGGCCGCGAGCGCAAGCAGGCCGCCCATGATCGTCAGCATCGGTTGCCGTACTCCCCGGACATCAGCCCCCTACAATACGCGTGCCGAGGAACGAATCGAACCGTTGCCGAGCAAATTCACGCGGCGCTCGTGATAGATGCACGCCGATTGCTTGGTCAGGCCGGCGGTGACGGTGGCCTCGCAGGCCGCGGAGTTGCGCAACCGGCCACCTTCAAAACGGACGCGAGGGGTAGAGTTCGAGCGCGAGCCGCGGATTGGCGCGCAGCCCGCGTTCCATCTCGTCGGTGATCTCGCGCACCGCGCGCAGCGGCTCGGCGGCGCGCCAGATGGGGCCGCTGACGACGAGGTAGTCAGCGCCGGCACGTACCGCCTCGGCGGCGCCGAACGGATACTCGGCGGCCTCCCATCCGCGGCTGCGTCCGAGTCCCGAGCTGATCACGACGAAGCGTCGGCCGCACGCCGCGCGCACGCGCGCGGTCTCATGCGGCGAGGTCAGCACACCGTCAAGCGCGGCGTCGAGCGCGAGCTTGGCCAACTGCACGACACGCCGTGGCGCCCAACCGTCGGCGGGCGGTTGGGCGCCGCGGCTGAGCCCGGCCAGCATCGCGACCGCCACGATCTGCGGGCGGCGCAGACCCTCGCCGCGGCAAATGCGCGTCACCTCGCCGCGCACCCGTTCCATCATCTCGAGGCTGCCCTGCGGATGGAGGTCGAACATGCGTACGCCCAGCCTGGTGGCCTCGACCGCCGCCTTGCATACGGCGGGCGGGCTGTCGTGAAACCTAAGGTCGAGGAAGACCTCGCCGCCGCGGCGCCGGATCTCGCGCACGAATTCGGGCCCGCTGCTGAGGTAGAGCGGCTTGCCGACCTTGAACATTCCAACCACGCGCGCCAGCTCATCGACCAGGCGCAGCGCCTCGCGCGGCGTGCCGAGGTCGAGCGAGACGATCACGCGCTCGCGCAGGGCGCCGTGGCGGATCAGGCTGGAAAATGGCCAGTACTGCGTCATCGCTGCCGCTCAACCCATCAAATGATGCCAACGGCTTGCGATGTCAAGGCGCGGCCGTCGGGCGCCCGCGGCCGGAAGCTCGCCCAGACGCCGGCGACAGAGTTTCAGGCGCGCCGGCGCCAGGGCGTTCACGGACATGGTCCTGGTCGCAACGCGCGTGTGGGGCTCCGTTGGCGAAGTCCGCGAACCGCGGCGGCCGCCTGGCGACAGTCCAGGCTTGACCTCTGCGGGTCGGGCATTTATCGTAGATTTACGATGAAAGCTCGGGCTGTCGAACCTCTGTCGAAGCGCCCGCCGTCCGGCCCCGGCGAAGCGTCCGCCAGCGCCCAAGGCGTCGCGGCGGCCGACGAGGAGCTGGCGCGGCTGGCGCGCGCGCTTGGCCATCCGGCGCGCGTGCGGATCGTCCGCCTGCTCGAGGCGCGCAACGGCTGCGTATGCGGCGAGCTGGTCGAGGCGATTCCACTCGCCCAGTCCACGGTCTCGCAGCATCTCAAGGTGCTCAAGGAAGCGGGGCTGATCCAGGGCGAAATCGACGGCCCGCGGGTCTGCTATTGCCTGGTGCCGGCGGCGCTCAGGCGGCTGCGGATGCTGGTGGCAGCGCTGTGACTAAATCGTAACTCAACGAAGAGAGGTTCGGGTTATGGAAGAAGCGAAGCTCAAGGAAAAGGTGCGGGAAACCTACGCCGAAGCCGCACGCGGCGCCGCCCGCGCCGCCGGTTCATGCTGCGCAAGCGTGAGCTCCTGTTGCACCGATCCGATCACGTCGAATCTCTACGGCGCCGGCGAGGCGGACGCGGTCCCCGCCGCGGCGCTCGCGGCGTCGCTTGGATGCGGCAACCCGACCGCACTCGCCGAGCTCAAGCCGGGCGAGACCGTGCTCGACCTCGGTTCGGGGGGCGGGATCGACGTTCTGCTGTCGGCGCGTCGGGTGGGCCCCGCCGGCAAGGCCTACGGGCTCGACATGACCGACGAGATGCTCGAGCTTGCGCGCGACAACCAGCGCAAGGCCGGGGTCGCCAACGTCGAGTTTCTCAAGGGCGAGATCGAGAATATCCCGCTGCCCGACGCGTCGGTTGACGTGATCATCTCCAATTGCGTGATCAATCTGTCGGCCGACAAGGACAGCGTTTTGGCGGAGGCGCTGCGCGTGCTCAGGCCGGGTGGGCGGCTTGCGGTGTCGGA comes from the Candidatus Binataceae bacterium genome and includes:
- a CDS encoding DUF1634 domain-containing protein; translated protein: MASELRRPIDTGADEERILRVWTPIILRTILVAAIVVLVGGLFSMAWQSPGYYVAHFRRLQNGGPYEQREAWSDLAISAFHGNPHGIMTIGLMVLTLVPLARVGFCFLLFLKERDYTYVLLTAYVLAGLIFGVVLGRVG
- the pyrF gene encoding orotidine-5'-phosphate decarboxylase — its product is MTQYWPFSSLIRHGALRERVIVSLDLGTPREALRLVDELARVVGMFKVGKPLYLSSGPEFVREIRRRGGEVFLDLRFHDSPPAVCKAAVEATRLGVRMFDLHPQGSLEMMERVRGEVTRICRGEGLRRPQIVAVAMLAGLSRGAQPPADGWAPRRVVQLAKLALDAALDGVLTSPHETARVRAACGRRFVVISSGLGRSRGWEAAEYPFGAAEAVRAGADYLVVSGPIWRAAEPLRAVREITDEMERGLRANPRLALELYPSRPF
- a CDS encoding sulfite exporter TauE/SafE family protein; protein product: MLTIMGGLLALAAGAGFVGALSGLGGGVFIVPALLIFAHVPMQVAVGASMISVVATSAGASVAFVRDGWTNLRVAMVLECATVTGAVTGAYLAGIIPGWALELLFALMMLQSAYFTVKKVGDSIVERSDPLAARLQLGGAMPADGEREEIHYGVVNVPGGAMLMVVAGLMSGLLGIGSGALKVMAMDYVMHLPLKVSSATSNFMIGVTAGAGALVFLARGDIATVIAAPVALGVTAGALTGSRVLPYVNVQALRTMFVAILVLIAVEMGWRALSGF
- a CDS encoding helix-turn-helix domain-containing protein, which produces MATEPKYNLPRVMTVKELSAYLRVHPSTIYKLLRRGELPGFRIGTDWRFNAEVIDRWCLERNMRPSEAETVRGN
- a CDS encoding SDR family oxidoreductase; this encodes MEIKGKVAVVTGGGSGIGRATAVRLAAEGAAVMVADLDERSAHETVAMIEGGGGRAASVLADVTDAEQAQRMLERAVATFGALDILHNNAGIAVGSPGFPQCTLERWRRVLDIDLQAVILGCYLAAPLMERGRGGAIINTASMAGLYPYVEDPVYAAAKAGVVNLTYSLASWAQRRGIRVNCICPGVVDTPLVRKAVEAQQSGGYQINMPKRILQPEQIADGVVRLVRDDKLCGRALEVRPSGARIVELPQLPKAAR
- the arsM gene encoding arsenite methyltransferase; protein product: MEEAKLKEKVRETYAEAARGAARAAGSCCASVSSCCTDPITSNLYGAGEADAVPAAALAASLGCGNPTALAELKPGETVLDLGSGGGIDVLLSARRVGPAGKAYGLDMTDEMLELARDNQRKAGVANVEFLKGEIENIPLPDASVDVIISNCVINLSADKDSVLAEALRVLRPGGRLAVSDIVIRGAVPVEIKRSVELWMGCLAGALEESDYRARLERAGFEAVEIEPTRIYSADDARRMLAGSGLDVERIASMADGKFMSAFVRARKPVPVEVA
- a CDS encoding metalloregulator ArsR/SmtB family transcription factor, translated to MKARAVEPLSKRPPSGPGEASASAQGVAAADEELARLARALGHPARVRIVRLLEARNGCVCGELVEAIPLAQSTVSQHLKVLKEAGLIQGEIDGPRVCYCLVPAALRRLRMLVAAL